In Actinoplanes octamycinicus, the genomic window CCAGTAATCGCCACCGTCTGCGAACCGTTCCGGCACCAGACGGCATCCCTGGCTCGCCGCCTCGGCGACCGATGACCGGGTACCTCATACCCGCACCGGCACCGCAGGATTCGCCGTCCGCTGCGCCGCGTTGCCGTGCGTGGTGCTGATCGACTTCATGGGGCAGAACACCGCAGCGTCGAAGTCAACTTCCTGTGGACGGACACCAACCTGCCCCTCGCCCTGGCACTGCTGAGCGCGGCCGTCAGCGCGACGATCCTGGCCGTAGTGATCGGCACCGCCCGCATCGCCCCACCGCGCCACCTGTACCGCCCGGGCCACGGCAACTGACCGGCCCGATCGAACCCAGCGCACGCTCAACTCCTGGCCAGCCGCCGGACTGTACTCGTGACACCGGCGACGGGCGGAAAGGCCCTGCCATGACGGCCACGGCACCCCGCGACATGCCACTCGCCTCCCTGTCGCCGCCACTGCCCCCACGACTGCGCCTGGAACCCACCTGCTCCACTCATACCCTGCTGGACGGCGGCTGGTGGCCGCGTTCGACCGATCCCGTGACCGAACTGCCCGGCCTCGTGCTGGCCATTGACACCCTCCGCGGACCCGTGACCCGGCTGATCCTCAGCGCCGACGGCTGGAACACCCACCCTCAGCGTCTGGGCGTGGCCGGACGCGTCCTGCGGCTGGGCTACTTCACCAGCCAGGTTCCCAGTCTGCTCACCGCGATCTGCGCCAACCGCTCGCGCGTTGACCTGCTGGTCGTCCCCCCGCACACCACGGCCGCCGCAGCGGGCGCCGCGATGATCCTCGCTGCCACCGCCTCCAACCTCATTCACGCCCAGCACATCCCCCTGACACCCAGCGCACCACCACCAGTCGCCGCGGCCGAGGACGCCTGGGAGGACGAGGGCGGCCACTTGGCCGGCAGCAGTCCGGCGCCGCCGCGCCGACAGGCGATCCGATGACCCCATACACGCGACACCCGACACGTCCGGTGAGCCCGAGAGTCCTGACCCAGGCTCTGTACCGCGCCGCCGTCGCAGCAGGGCGCGCGCCGTCGGCCGACAACACACAGCCCTGGCGATGGCGCCTGACCGGTAACGCCATGGACCTGTATCTGGATCCCGATCGCATGAACGGCGGCCGCGGCCGCATCGGGCACCTCGACATGATCAGTTGTGGGGCAGCCCTGCACCACGCCCGTCTCGCCCTGGCCGCCCAGGGCTGGCGGGCGACCGTCCACCGACGCCCCCGCCCGGGCAGCACCCACCACGTGGCGCATCTGCGCATCGACGGACCCGCCCCGGTGAGCGCCGGCACCGCCGGACTGGCCCGGGCCATCCGGCAGCGGCACACCGACCTGCGCCCCGTCACCGGCAGCCCGCTCGGGGCACTCGATCTGCGGACCCTCAGCCGAGCATTCACCTCACCCGACATCAGCGTGCACATCCTGCGCCCCGATGAAATCCTCACGCTCACGCTAGCGGCCGCCCACGCGCGGCACGTCGAGGCAACCGAGGCGCAATGGCACGAACAACTGACGCTGTGGACCGGCGCCGACCGCATCCTGGGCACCGTCGACCGCCTGCGCCTGCCCACCCGGCCCGGAGACCACGACCGGGCGGCGACCTTCGCCGTTCTGCACGGTCGAGGCGATCAAGACATCGAGTGGCTGCACGCCGGCGAGACACTCTCCACCGGCTGGCTGGTCGCCACCCAACTGGCCGTGTCGGTACTACCGTTCAGCGCACCGATCGAGAACACCCAGGCCCGCGAAGCCCTGAGCCGTGCCGTGCCGGACCTCAACCATCCGTACCTGATGATGCGACTGGGCAGGCACACGTCCGCAGCCAGCGCCTCACCCTCCGTGCGGCTCGATGCCGCCGAGATCTTTGGAGCACCACACCCCCTGTGAGGCTGGGTCCGCTCCCTCTGCCGGTGGCCTTGTGCTGCGGAGCGTGACCGACGCTGTGACCAGCGGGATGGTGTGAGTGACCTGCTGCTCCAAGTGGAGAAGTCCGCTCCGGTCGAGACTGTCGGCATCGACGTCGGCGCGTGGTGGGTGGCGCTTCTCCTCGCGGCCGGTGAGCTGAGGACCGTCTCTCCAGAAGCCATCTTTACAAGAAGGGCATCAATGTATTAACTCGACGTAACGCAGTGGGAGCGCTCCCACTCACCAGTCCGAAGGGAGCGGGTCGATGCCACGGGCGTATCGGAACGCCATACTCGCGCTGCTGCTCATGGTGGGTGTCACCGTCATGGCGCGGCCCTCCCAGGCCGCCGAGCCGGCCTACAACTACGGCGAGGCGCTGCAGAAGTCGCTGCTGTTCTACGAGGCCCAGATCGCCGGCAAGAAGCCCGACTGGAGCCGGGTCTCCTGGCGCGGCGACGCGGCGATGACCGACGGCGCCGACGCCGGCCTGGACCTCACCGGCGGCTGGTTCGACGCCGGTGACCACGTCAAGTTCGGGCTGCCGATGGCGTTCAGCACCACCATGCTGGCCTGGGGCGCGGTGCAGAACCGGGCCGCCTACGCCGCCTCCGGCCAGCTCACCCACCTGCTGAACAACCTGCGCGTACCGAACGACTACTTCATCAAGGCGCACCCGTCGGCCACCGTCCTGTACGGCCAGGTGGGCAACGGCGACGCGGACCACAAGTGGTGGGGACCGGCCGAGGTGCTGCCGATGGCGCGTCCGGCGTACAAGATAGACGCCACCTGTGGTGGCAGCGACCTGGCCGGGGAGACGGCCGCCGCGATGGCCGCCAGCTCGATGGTCTTCCGCCCGACCGATCCGGCCTACGCCGACACGCTGCTCACCCACGCCAAGCAGCTGTACACCTTCGCGGACACGGTGCGGCGCGCCTACTCGGAGTGCATCACCGACGCGGCTGCCTTCTACAAGTCGTGGAGTGGTTACGCCGACGAGCTGGTGTGGGGCGCGATCTGGCTCTACCGGGCGACCGGCGACACGTCGTATCTGGCGAAGGCCGAGGCCGGCTACGACGCGCAGGGCAACGAGCCGCAGAGCACCACCAAGTCCTACAAGTGGACGATCGCCTGGGACAACAAGCAGTTCGGCAACTATGTGCTGCTCGCCCAGCTGACCGGCAAGCAGAAGTATCTCGACGACGCGAACCGCTGGCTGGACTGGTTCACCGTCGGGGTGAACGGTGACAAGGTGCGCACCTCCCCCGGCGGCCAGGTCTTCGTGGACAGCTGGGGATCGCTGCGCTACGCGGCCAACACCGCCTTCGCCGCGCTGGTCTACAGCGGCGTGACGACCGATCAGACCCGCAAGGCGCGCTACCACGACTTCGCGGTCCGGCAGATCAACTACGCGCTCGGCGACAACCCGCGCAAGGCCAGCTACGTGATCGGCTTCGGCGCGAACCCGCCGAAGAACCCGCACCACCGCACCGCGCACGGCTCCTGGTGGGACAGCCAGCAGGTGCCCGAGCAGACCCGGCACACCCTGTACGGCGCGCTGGTCGGCGGCCCGTCCGCGCCGGACGACAAGTACGCCGACAACCGCGGCGATTACGTGATGAACGAGGTGGCCACCGACTACAACGCCGGTTTCACCTCGGCGCTGGCCGCGCTGCAGGGTGAGTTCGGTGGCGCTCCGCTGGCGAACTTCCCGCAGGCCGAGAAGCCGGACATCGCCGAGATGTCGGTGGAGACCACGGTGATGCAGAACGAGACGCGCAGCACCGGGATCAAGGCGATCGTCTACAACAAGTCGGCGTTCCCGGCGCGGGCGCTGACCCACGCGCGGTTCCGCTACTACTTCACCCGCGACGACGACTCGGCGCTGGCCGTGTCGTCGCCCTACACCCAGGGCTGCCCCGGCCCGACCGCGGCCAGGCAGGCGTCCGGTTCGCTCTGGTACGTCGAGGTGGACTGCACCGGCTGGACGATCGCCCCGGCCGGCCAGTCCGCGCACCGGATGGAGGTCCAGCTCAAGATCGGGGTGGTCGAGGGCGGCCGGTGGGATCCGTCCAACGACCCGTCGTACCAGGCCACGGCCGGTCCGAACGCGACCGTGCCGCTCTACGAGGGCAGCACGCTGGTCTGGGGCGCCGAGCCGGGCGGACCGACCACGAGTCCCAGCCCGAGCCCCAGCGTCAGCGACAGCCCGAGTCCGAGCCCGAGTCCGAGCGCCAGCGCCAGCCCGGCCCCGACCGGCCCGTGCCGCGTCGGCTACAGCACCAACGACTGGGGTTCCGGCTTCACCGCCACCGTCACGGTCACCAACACCAGCCAGACCACGATCAACACCTGGAAACTGCTCTTCGCGTACGACGCGGGCCAGCGCGCCGGGCAGGCGTGGTCGGCGACCGTCACCCAGTCCGGCACCCAGGTGACCGCTACGAACCTCACCTACAACGGCACCCTGGCGCCCGGAGCGTCCACCAGCTTCGGTTTCAACGGCACCACCACCGGTACGAACCCGCGCCCGACAGCCTTCACCCTGAACGGCGCCACCTGCACCATCGCCTGATCCAAAGGGGCCGGGGCGCCGAAGGAGGCGCCCCGGCCATTCTCCGGTGAACGCGTGATGACCACTGATCGAATGGTCGCTCGCGACGAATCCGCCACCCCCGCCGCTCCGCTAGATTGCGGTGCGGAATGCGGCACGGGGGATAAATGGACACCACTACCACCATCCTGGACCGGGTGTCCCCCGCGGACACCGGCCGGTCCGGATCGAGCACGGAACGCCGGCCATGGCTCGCGCTGACGCTGATCCTGGTGATCGCGGCGGCCGTCCGGCTCTACCGGTTCCCGGGGGTGCCGCACGGGCTGAACCAGGATGAGGTGTCGGCCGGTTACGAGACGCTGTCGCTGCTCAGCGCCGGCACCGACCGGTGGGGCACCCGCTGGCCCGCCTACTTCACCGCTTTCGGCAGCGGGCAGAACGTGCTGCTGTCGTACCTCAACATGCCCTTCGTCGCGGTCCTCGGTCCGACGCCGCTGGCCGTGCGGCTGCTGCCGGCCCTGCTCGGCGTGCTGACCGTCGCGGTCACCTACGCGCTCACCACCCGGCTCGCCGGGCGCCGGGCCGGGATCCTCGCGGCGCTGCTGCTGGTGGCCTGTCCGTGGCACGTGATGATGTCGCGCTGGTCGCTGGAGTCGAACCTGCTGCCACCGGTGATGCTGATCGCGGTCTGGCTGCTGGTGGTGGCCCACCAGTCGGAGCGGCGCTGGCTGCTGCCGGTATCGCTGATGCCGATGGCGCTGGTCTTCTACGCCTACGCGGCGGCGACCCTGGTGGTCGTGCTGTTCGTGGCCGGTTTCCTGGCGGTCCGGTTCGGCACGGTACGCCGCCGCCCGCTCGCCACCACGGCCAGCGTCGCCCTGTTCGGCCTGGTGGCGCTGCCGTACGGAATGTTCCTGCTGGTCAACCAGATCCTGCACCGGGCGCCGGGCTGGGTGTCCGCGCTGCCGTTCGGGGTGCCACTGCTGCCCGGCAGCCGGGTCTCGGAGATCAACACGGACAGCCTGGTCGCCGACAACGTGCGCTTCGCCGTGCGGGGCTTCGACGACGGCCTGCCGTGGAACGTGATGTCGCCCTACCTGCCGTTCGGCCTGGTGATCATCCCGCTCGCCGCGGTCGGCGGCTACTTCGCCCTCCGGCGCCGGACCGACGTCCCGCTGCTCTGGCTGGGCGCCACCCTGCCGATGTTCTTCCTGGTCCAGCTCAACGTCAACCGGATCAACGCGCTCTTCCTCCCGCTGATCATCCTGGCCGCGCTGGGCCTGGACGGGATCGCCCGGTCGATCGCCGAGGCCCGCGCCGGCCGCGCGGTGATCGCCGCCGTCCTGTCGGTGGCGCTGCTCTACCACGCCGCCTTCGTCCAGGACTACTTCACCGGCTACAACGACCTGGTCCGCACCCGGTTCGCCGCCGGCCTGGACCGGGCGCTGACCGTCGCCGAACGCCACACCGCGCCCGGCCAGCCGGTCTACCTCTCCGACGGCATCCCGCTCAACTACCTCTACCTGCTGTTCTACCGCGACGTCGACCCGCGCGAGTTCCGCGCCCACGCGCAGATCGAGCTGCGCGGCAGTGTCTACTTCGTCCGCAACTACCGGTCGTTCTACTTCCACCAGGACGATCCGGCGCTGATCGCCTCCCCGGAATACCTCGGGATCTACCGAGTCGACGAGCCGAAGAAGTGCGCCGGGACGACCCCGGTCACCAGGCGCAAGGTGGCCTCGGTCGGCGCCTTCTGGGTCGTCCGGTGCAGCCGCTGACGCTCAGCGCCGGCTGCTCTCCCGCACCTTCAGCTCGGTGAGCAGGGTGACTGTCGACTGTGGCCGGTCCGGCTCGGCGATCCGCTCGGCCAGCAGCGTCGCCGCGGTCCGGCCCAGCTCGTAGGTCGGCTGCGCGATCGTGGTCAGCGACGGCCGGAACAGCCGCGCCCCGGGGATCTCGTCGAACCCGACCACGCCCATCCCGGCCGGGATGGTGACGCCCCGGTCGACCAGGCACTCGACCGCGCCGACGGTCATCAGGTTGTTGGCGGCGAACAGCGCGTCCGGCGGGTCGCCCGCGTCCAGCAGCGACGCCATCGCGGTGTACCCGCCGTCCTCCCGGAAGTCGGCGTGCCGGACCAGCTCGGCCGGGGCCGCCAGCCCGCGCGCGGTCAACGCCCGCTGGTAGCCGCGCAGCCGCTGCACCGCCGTCGACAGCTGGCTCGGCCCGGTGATGCAGGCGATCCGCCGGTAGCCGTGGTCGATCAGGTGCGTGGTGGCCAACTCGGCGCCGTGCTCGTTGTCGACCAGGACGCTGTCCACCCGGGCGCCGCTGATCTGCCGGTCGATCGCCACGACCGGAGTGCCCGCCTCGATCAGCCGGTTGACGTTCGCCGATTCCCCGGCGCTGGAGATGATCACGCCGGCCATCTGGTCCTCCAGGGCGGCGGTGACGTACCTCGCCTCCTTACCCGGGTCCTCGTCGCTGTTGCACAGCACCACCGAGTAGCCGGCCCGCTGGGCGACGTCCTCGACGCCGCGGACCAGCGCGGTGAAGAACGGGTTCGCCACGTCGGAGATGATCACCGCCCACAGCGTGGTGCGGCTGCGGCGCAGGTTGCGGGCCACGCTGTTCGGTCGGTAGTTGAGATCGCGGACCGCGCTCTGCACCCGGGCGGCCAGATCCGGGTCGACGGTGGCCTGACCGTTGAGCACCCGGGAGACGGTGGCCGGGGAGACCTGCGCTCGCTGCGCGACGTCATAGATGGTCGCCATGATCCCCATCATTATCGACCGGGCCAACGGCTCGCACGCCGCCCGCCCGCGAGCGCCGTTCCGGCACGGTCCACCCCGGCCGGACGAGGCAGTCGAACCCACCCCACCGCCCGGCTCCGGCCGAAGCTCGGTCGGGCAGGATGGCTGCCGTGGGGACCTGGGGTGTGGAGCCGTTCGAGAACGATGAGGCGGGCGACTTCGCCATCACGCTGGACGCCGCCTCACCGGCCGAGCGGGTCGAGCTGGTCGGGCGGGCGCTGGACGAGCGATCGGACATCCCGGCGGTGGCCGGTCAGGAGCCGGAGCGCCACTTCTGGTCGCGGCGCCAGGTGCAGTCGCGCAGGCGGACCGTTCCGGTGCCGGCCCGGTCGACGGTCTCCTCGGTGAGGCACCGGCCGTGGCGGCCGCTGCGGATCACCTTGACGAACCACCAGTCCTGCGCCGGATCGGCGCCGTCGCAGGGCGCGACCCGGACCACGGTGCCTTCCGCGCGAACGCAGTTCTCGCCGTTGTAGAACGCGCCGGTGCTCGCCTGGAACCACTGCTGGCCCACCGCCCCGTTCGAGCACGGCCGGGTGCTCAGGACGCTGCCGACCGCCCCGCCGGTCAGGCACCGGGTGCTGTCCGACCAGGTCACGATCGAGCCCTGATGCAGTGGCGGCGGCGCCGGAAGGGGCGCGGCGGCCGCGAATCCGGCGGTGAGCGCGGCCAGCGCCCGGGTGCTTCGCTGCATGAGTTGAACTGTAGGAATTCCCGGTGCGAGACCGCAGGAAAACGGGCGGGGTGGGCACCGAAGGCCCACCCCGTTTCCGTACGCTCAGCGCGTCACTTCTTGGCAGCCGGAGCCTTGCCGGCCGCTCCGGCGTCGTTTGCCGCGCCCGCCTCCTCGGCCGCGCCCTGGTCCTCAGCGCCGGCACCCTGCTCGCCGGCACCCTGGTCCTCAGCACCCGCACCCTGCTCGCCGGCACCCTGGTCCTCAGCACCGGCGCCCTGGTCCTCGGCGCCCGCGCCGGCCGCCCCGGCCACCGCCTTGGCGTCGGCCAGCGCGAGGCAAGCCTGCAGCAGAGTCGCCTGAGCCGAGGTCACCGCCTGGGCAGCCGCGCCCTGGTCCCCGGCCGCACCCTGGTCGCCGGCGTTCTGGTCGTCTGCGGCACCCTGCTCGCCGGCCGCGCCCTGCTCAGCGGCGCCCTTGCCCTTGCCGTTGCCCTTGTCGGCGCCCTTCTCCGCGCCCTTGCCGGCCGCCTTCTTCAGCGCCTTCAGGTACTTCTTGGCCAGCTTCTTGTTCGCGGCCTTGTTCTCCGCCGCGCTCTGCTCCGCCGCCTGCCCGGCCTGCTCCCCGGTCGCCGCCGCGGCGTCCGCCGCGAACTGGTCGCACGCCGCTTCCAGGGCCTGCGCCGAGGCGATCGCCGCGGCGCCCGCGTCCTGGGCCGCGACCGGCTGCAGTTCCTCGCCGTCGCAGACCACGCTGCCGGCGTTCACCTGCAGCTCCTTGCATTGAGAGATGTCGAACTGCTGACCGTCCACGCTCACCAGATCGGCCGCCTTGGGCTGGGTGCTCGCGTTCGCCAGCTGGACCCCGGCCACGCCGGTGGCGACCAGAACTCCGGCGACCACCGCCGCGCCGATCGCCTTCCGGCGGTTGCCCTGAATCCCCTGGTTGCGTCGGTACGCGCGCGACCTCATGAAGCACTCCTCGTCGTGGGACGTCGATGTTCACCGGTTGGGGGGCCATACGGGGGCAGTCGGCCGGGCGGTTCAACGCCGGTCCTCCGCCCGGGGCCTCCGGAGCCCCGGAAAGACCCGGAAAACCGCAGGTCAGAGCGGTGTTCCAAAAACCTCGAAAAAGTTTGCCGGATTCGCACCAACGGGTGATCATCGATCGAACGTTCCGCCCAGCGTGACCGGAAACGGTCAGAGAGGGAGCTATCCGTGGATCCGGTGGATGTCGCCCGCGAACTGGTCCTCGATCGTTTCCCGGCGGCCGAGTGGGCGATGCTCACCGGCAGCGTGGTCGGCCCGCGCCGCACGGCCGGCTCCGACCTGGACATCGTGGTGCTCGACGAGACCGACCCGGGCCATCGGGAGAGCCTGCGGCACCGGGGCTGGCCGGTGGAGTTCTTCGTGCACACCAGCGACCGGCTCGCCGGCTTCCTGGCGAGCGAGCTGGCCCAGCGCAAGCCGAGCACGCATCGCATGCTGGCGGACGGCGTCGTCCTCTGCGGCGACCCGGGAGAGCTCCCGGCGCGGTGCGGCGAGATCCTCGCCGCCGGGCCCGGCCCGCTCACCACCGCCGAGCAGGACTGGCTCCGGTACGGCCTGACCGACGGCCTCGACGACCTGCGTCACGCCACCGACCCCGGTGAACGCACAGTGATCGCCGCGACGCTGTGGACCGGCACCGCCGAGGCGTTCCTCTCGCTGGCCGGCCGCTGGTTGAGCACCGGCAAGTGGCTCCTGCGCGACCTGCGTGAACACGACCCGGCGTTCGCCGAGCGCTGGCTGGCGTCGCGCGACGACCCGGCCGCGCTCGCCACCGAGGTGCTGGACAGCGCCGGCGGCCCCCTGTTCGAGGGCTACCGTGCGTAGCCGGGACCTGCTGCCCGCTTGACGGCGGCACGGGACGATGGCGTACGTGAACAGTGAATCGCCGCGCGGGCTCCTCGTCATCGTCTGCGGGCTCCCGGGGAGCGGAAAGACCACCACGGCCAAGGAGATCGCCACGCGGCGGCGGGGTGTCCGGCTCGGTCCCGACGAATGGATGGCCGCGCTCGGCGTCACCCTGTGGGACGCCGAGATGCGCGACCGCATAGAAGCCCTGCAGTGGTCGCTCGCCCGGGAACTCCTGAGCGTCGGCACCACCGTGATCATCGAGTGGGGGACGTGGGCCCGCTCCGAACGTGATGCCCTCCGGCTCCAGGCGCGGCAGCTCGGCGCCGCGGTCCAGCTCGTACACCTCGACGTCCCGAACGACGAACTCTGGCGCCGCATCCAGGCGCGCGCCATGGAGGACCCGCCCATCCAGCGGTCCGACCTCGACCGATGGCGCCGCCAGTTCGAGCCCCCGGACGAGCGGGAGTTCGCGCTTTATGACCCGCGGCCCGCAGAGTGACCAGCAGCGGGCAATGCCGCAGATCCTTGCCGTGCACCGGCGGTGGGTGGCCTCTCTGCACGGGTTCTACAGGCCGGGGGCGCCCTGTGAGTGCTGCCGGAGTCACGGTCGCCCGAGGGGCTCACCGCCGATCTGGTGGCGATCCTCGCTGGAGCCAGCTGCCCGGACCCGGACATTCCGGCAGCCCGGCCGGTGGTCAGTGGCAGCTGTGGTGGGGCGGGCAGTGCGGTGGCGGGCCGGTGACCAGGTCGTGGACGCCGCCGAGGACGGCGGTGGTGACCAGGAAGAGGGCGAAGGCGGCGCGGCGGCGGACGGCGGCCGGGTGGGACGGGTGACGACGGTGCATGGCTGTCCTCAAGAAGATCGGATTTCGCCTCTCACGCTAGGACTGTCGGTATTAGTACTGCTAGAGAACATCATCCCTTTTGCCGGACCAGCGGGCCGGACGATCCGATGATCGTTCCGGCCCGCCGATCCGGACTAATCCCCGCGCGGGACCCCCGTCCGCCCGGCCAGCAGCGCCGGCCCAGCCGCCGGCCCGTCAGTGGGACCCGGCCAGGGCGCTGAACCACTCCGCGATCCGCGGCACGGCCAGCAGCTCGGCGCCCTCGTGGACCATCCCGCTGAAGGAGCGGTCCACGCCCACGTCGACCGCCGGGACCCGGGCGCCGCGAGCGGCGAACGACGACCGGCACGCCGTGGCGTTCCCGGTGACCGCCTGCTCGTCGCCGGGGCTGACGTAAAGCCGCACCGGCACCGCCGGCTGCCACTCGCAGACGCTGTCCGCCTCGCGCAGCGCCGCGGCGAACCGGGCGTTCGGGTGCAGCAGCAGCTCCCGCCCGCGCGGGGTGAGCAGCTCGCCGACCGAGTCCGGCACACCGGCGATCACCTCCGGGCCGGGGTGGCTGGCGTCGAACAGCTCGCCCATGCCGGTGTAGCCCGCGGCGAACACGTCGCGCGGGTCGCGGTAGATGTCGTGCAGCCGGTCGTAGGACGACAGCAGGTACGCCATGTACGCCGCCCCCAGCTTCGGCGTCACCTCGGGCGTGAACACCGCCGGGATCTCCACCCGCCGCATCGCGTAGGCCCCGCTGATCGGGGCGACCGCGGCCGGCCGGAACCACGGGTCCGCCCCGCCCTGCAGGGCCCGGGCCAGCCCGAGCGCGGCCGACGCCCCCTGCGAGAAGCCGGCCGCGTACACCTCCCGGTCCAGGGTGCGGCCCTGCCGGGCGACGAACGTGCGGGCCGCCCGGAGCAGGTCGAGCGAGGCGCTGGTCTCGGTCGGCACGTCCATCCACGGGTGCGGGCCGGCGCCGGCGCCCAGTCCCAGGTAGTCCGGGGCGACCGCGGCGAACCCGGTGGACGCGAAGGTGATCGCCGGGCCGGACAGGAACATGTCGTCCGGGGCGACCGACGGGGCGTCGCCGCGGTAGACCGAGGTGCCATGGCCGAACGACACCGTCCGCAGGTGGCGGTCGCCGGTGCGGGGCAGGACCAGCAGACCGCTGGCCGCGGTGGGACGGCCGTGGGCGTCGACCGTGCGGTAGACGAGTTGGTGCAGGCTCACGCCGTACCGGGAACTCGGGGTGTGGAAACCCGCGGCGGTGAGCGCCGAGCCGACCTCGGCCCCGGACTCGTAGGTGGTCAGCGGGTGCTGCGCCAGCAGCGCACCGCGGTCGATGGCCGGTGACGCGGCGGCGGGCGTGTTCACCGCCCCCACGGCGACCGCCGTGAGCAGGAATGCCGCGATGATCCGTCGATGTTTTCGCATGGTCCTGACGCTAGGCAGCGCGCCGGTCGGGTTCGATCCTGCTGACCGCAGTCCCGGGGTAGGGAAAAGTCCCCTACGACACCAGGTCGATCAGCGCGCGGGTGGCGGCGCCCGGCGTGCGGTCGGCGGGCATCGCCAGCGACAACGGCCAGCGCAGGTCCGCGCCGGTCACCGGCAGCACCGCCACTCCGGTGATCCCGTCCAGCAGGAACCGGGGCAGCAGGGTGATCCCGAGCCCGTGCCGCACGTAGTCGGCGCCGGTGCCGATGTCGCTGATCTCGATGGTGACCCGGCGGCGGACCCCGGCCGCGGCGAACGCCCGGTCGGCCACCGCCCGGTTGCCGTAACCGGCCGGCGAGTCGATGAAGTCCAGGCCGGCCAGCTCGGTGATCGGCACCGACTCCCGGCCGGCGAGCGGGTGGCCGGGCGGCACCACCAGGTCGAGCTGCGCGGACGCCAGGGGGAGCAGCCGGATGCCGGGTGGCGGCGGGCCGGGCAGCGAGACGAAGGCCAGGTCGAGACGGTGCTCGGTGAGTGCGGTGACCAGGCCGGCCGAGCCGGACGGGGCGGCGCTGGTCTGCAGCAGCACGCCGGGGTGGCGGCGATGGTACTCACCGAGCAGGGCGGGCAGGTCGAGCAGCCGGATCGAGGTGAGCACGCCGAGCCGCAGCGTGCCGCGCAGGCCGCCGCGCACCTCGTCGACCGCGTCCCGGGCGTCGCGGGCCGCGTCCAGGGCGGTCCGGGCGCGCGGCAGCAGGGCCGCGCCGGCGTCGGTGAGCAGCACCCGCTTGGCGTTGCGGTCGAACAGCGGGACGCCGAGCTCGCGCTCCAGCGTCTTGATCGCGGCGGACACCGCGGACTGGACCACGTGCAGCCGCTCGGCGGCCCGGGAGAAGTGCTGCTCCTCGGCGACCGCGACGAAGTACTCCAGCTGGCGCAGCTCCACGCCGCAAGTATCGCAGATCTTGATGGTCACCTTCGAAATGATTCGTTGGACGTGATGCTCGCTGGTGCGGAAGCTGTCGGCATGACTCTTCTGGCTCCCGCTCCGGTCACCACCCGGCACGGCGCCGGGTTCTGGATGATCGCCGGCGCGTTCCTGATCGCGATGGCGTTCTCCACCGTCCCGACCCCGCTCTACCCGCTCTATTCGGCGCGGGACGGTTTCTCCACCCTCACCGGCACCATCGTGTTCGCGGTCTACGCGGTCGGCGTGGTGATCAGCCTGCTGCTCGCCGGGCACATCTCCGACTGGACCGGCCGCAAGCGGATCCTCATCCCGGCGCTCGGCCTGGAGCTGGCCGCGGCGGTGCTCTTCCTGGCCGGCACGGCGCTGCCGGTGCTGCTGGCCGCCCGGTTCCTGACCGGCCTGGGCGTCGGCTTGATCACCGCGACGGCCACCGCGTACTTGCACGACCTGCACACCGCGCACCGCCCCGGCGCCTCGAAGCAGCGCTTCGAGATCGTCTCCACGGCGGCCAACACCGGTGGGCTCGGGTTCGGATCGCTGCTGGCCGGCGGGATCGCCGCGTTCACCCAGACCCCTTTGCGGACGCCGTACGTCGTCTTCGCCGTCCTGCTGCTGGTCGCCGTCGCCGCCGTCGCGCTGACCCCGGAGACCGTGCTGGAGCGCCCGGCCGAGCCGGTCTACCGCCCGCAGCGGTTCACCGCCGACCGGGCCGTGGCCGGCTACCTGGCCGCCGGGTTCGCCGCGTTCGCGGTGTTCGGCCTGTTCACCTCGGTCGCCCCGGGCTTCGTCGCCGGCACCCTGCACCAC contains:
- a CDS encoding DUF5994 family protein, whose protein sequence is MPLASLSPPLPPRLRLEPTCSTHTLLDGGWWPRSTDPVTELPGLVLAIDTLRGPVTRLILSADGWNTHPQRLGVAGRVLRLGYFTSQVPSLLTAICANRSRVDLLVVPPHTTAAAAGAAMILAATASNLIHAQHIPLTPSAPPPVAAAEDAWEDEGGHLAGSSPAPPRRQAIR
- a CDS encoding nitroreductase; its protein translation is MDLYLDPDRMNGGRGRIGHLDMISCGAALHHARLALAAQGWRATVHRRPRPGSTHHVAHLRIDGPAPVSAGTAGLARAIRQRHTDLRPVTGSPLGALDLRTLSRAFTSPDISVHILRPDEILTLTLAAAHARHVEATEAQWHEQLTLWTGADRILGTVDRLRLPTRPGDHDRAATFAVLHGRGDQDIEWLHAGETLSTGWLVATQLAVSVLPFSAPIENTQAREALSRAVPDLNHPYLMMRLGRHTSAASASPSVRLDAAEIFGAPHPL
- a CDS encoding glycoside hydrolase family 9 protein, with the translated sequence MPRAYRNAILALLLMVGVTVMARPSQAAEPAYNYGEALQKSLLFYEAQIAGKKPDWSRVSWRGDAAMTDGADAGLDLTGGWFDAGDHVKFGLPMAFSTTMLAWGAVQNRAAYAASGQLTHLLNNLRVPNDYFIKAHPSATVLYGQVGNGDADHKWWGPAEVLPMARPAYKIDATCGGSDLAGETAAAMAASSMVFRPTDPAYADTLLTHAKQLYTFADTVRRAYSECITDAAAFYKSWSGYADELVWGAIWLYRATGDTSYLAKAEAGYDAQGNEPQSTTKSYKWTIAWDNKQFGNYVLLAQLTGKQKYLDDANRWLDWFTVGVNGDKVRTSPGGQVFVDSWGSLRYAANTAFAALVYSGVTTDQTRKARYHDFAVRQINYALGDNPRKASYVIGFGANPPKNPHHRTAHGSWWDSQQVPEQTRHTLYGALVGGPSAPDDKYADNRGDYVMNEVATDYNAGFTSALAALQGEFGGAPLANFPQAEKPDIAEMSVETTVMQNETRSTGIKAIVYNKSAFPARALTHARFRYYFTRDDDSALAVSSPYTQGCPGPTAARQASGSLWYVEVDCTGWTIAPAGQSAHRMEVQLKIGVVEGGRWDPSNDPSYQATAGPNATVPLYEGSTLVWGAEPGGPTTSPSPSPSVSDSPSPSPSPSASASPAPTGPCRVGYSTNDWGSGFTATVTVTNTSQTTINTWKLLFAYDAGQRAGQAWSATVTQSGTQVTATNLTYNGTLAPGASTSFGFNGTTTGTNPRPTAFTLNGATCTIA
- a CDS encoding glycosyltransferase family 39 protein; translation: MDTTTTILDRVSPADTGRSGSSTERRPWLALTLILVIAAAVRLYRFPGVPHGLNQDEVSAGYETLSLLSAGTDRWGTRWPAYFTAFGSGQNVLLSYLNMPFVAVLGPTPLAVRLLPALLGVLTVAVTYALTTRLAGRRAGILAALLLVACPWHVMMSRWSLESNLLPPVMLIAVWLLVVAHQSERRWLLPVSLMPMALVFYAYAAATLVVVLFVAGFLAVRFGTVRRRPLATTASVALFGLVALPYGMFLLVNQILHRAPGWVSALPFGVPLLPGSRVSEINTDSLVADNVRFAVRGFDDGLPWNVMSPYLPFGLVIIPLAAVGGYFALRRRTDVPLLWLGATLPMFFLVQLNVNRINALFLPLIILAALGLDGIARSIAEARAGRAVIAAVLSVALLYHAAFVQDYFTGYNDLVRTRFAAGLDRALTVAERHTAPGQPVYLSDGIPLNYLYLLFYRDVDPREFRAHAQIELRGSVYFVRNYRSFYFHQDDPALIASPEYLGIYRVDEPKKCAGTTPVTRRKVASVGAFWVVRCSR